In Clostridium thermosuccinogenes, the genomic stretch TTGTTTCTGGACAATTCAAACTTTACCACACTAGGTCGACTTATGCTTTTGTTTTACCATTTTATTGGTAATACAATTATTTACTTTTCAATACCCAACACTAATCAGTTATATTGTATTTTATAAGAATAAAATCTTTATGCTTGTCCTGCAAATCATCGAAAAAGCTTGTAAGCTTTTGACAAAAACTACAAGTTGGCGTATAAAAGTAAATAGCCTTCACTTGATTTTCACTAGCTGAAAGAGTAGAAAAATTTAACAGCAACATAAAAAAATTGCTATAAATACAAATATCGCTTTTTTCATACTAATATGCTCCTGTATCTTTTACTATAATACCATCATTAAGAATAATTTTACGTTTTGCATAACTTGCAACTTTTTCGTCATGGGTTACAATCACAAGGGTTGTTCCTTTATTATTCAGACTCTGCAATAACTCTATTATTTCAGTTCCGTTCTTGCTATCCAAATTTCCCGTAGGTTCATCCGCAAGTATAATCTCAGGGTTATTAGATAAAGCTCTTGCTATTGCAACACGCTGTTGTTGGCCACCTGATAACTGAGATGGATAATTCTTTACTTTATCAATCAAACCGACTTTTTCTAACATTTCCAGAACGATTTCTTTTCTTTGCTTTCTTGGCATCCCTGCATATCCTAACGGGACTTCCACATTTTCAAACACCGTCATTTCATTAATGAGGTTAAATGCTTGGAAGACAAAACCAATGCGTTTATTTCTAATTAAAGCAAGCTGTTTGCTATTTAATTCTTTTATATTTATATCTTTAAACATGTATTCACCGGAATCGAAATCATCCATACAACCTATTATGTTGAGAAGTGTTGTTTTTCCACAACCAGAGCGTCCCATTATTGCCACAAACTCTGACTCTGCAATTTCTAAGCTAATGCCCTTTAGGGCCAACGTTTGAACACCATTACCCTTATAGATCTTATGAACATTAATCAGTTGTATCATTTATAGCTCCTTTCTATAAACTA encodes the following:
- a CDS encoding ABC transporter ATP-binding protein gives rise to the protein MIQLINVHKIYKGNGVQTLALKGISLEIAESEFVAIMGRSGCGKTTLLNIIGCMDDFDSGEYMFKDINIKELNSKQLALIRNKRIGFVFQAFNLINEMTVFENVEVPLGYAGMPRKQRKEIVLEMLEKVGLIDKVKNYPSQLSGGQQQRVAIARALSNNPEIILADEPTGNLDSKNGTEIIELLQSLNNKGTTLVIVTHDEKVASYAKRKIILNDGIIVKDTGAY
- a CDS encoding thioredoxin domain-containing protein; protein product: MLLLNFSTLSASENQVKAIYFYTPTCSFCQKLTSFFDDLQDKHKDFILIKYNITD